DNA sequence from the Salvelinus alpinus chromosome 7, SLU_Salpinus.1, whole genome shotgun sequence genome:
tctcctgtacttcagatgatcaaacatctctctgctctcctgtacttcagatgatcaaacatctctgctctcctgtacttcagatgatcaaacatctctctgctctcctgtatttcagatgatcaaacatctctctgctctcctgtatttcagatgatcaaacatctctctgctctcctgtatttcagatgatcaaacatctctgctctcctgtatttcagatgatcaaacatctctctgctctcctgtatttcagatgatcaaacatctctctgctctcctgtatttcagatgatcaaacatctctctgctctcctgtatttcagatgatcaaacatctctctgctctcctgtatttcagatgatcaaacatctctctgctctcctgtatttcagatgatcaaacatctctgctctcctgtatttcagatgatcaaacatctctctgctctcctgtatttcagatgatcaaacatctctgctctcctgtatttcagatgatcaaacatctctctgctctcctgtatttcagatgatcaaacatctctgctctcctgtatttcagatgatcaaacatctctctgctctcctgtatttcagatgatcaaacatctctgctctcctgtatttcagatgatcaaacatctctgctctcctgtatttcagatgatcaaacatctctctgctctcctgtatttcagatgatcaaacatctctctgctctcctgtatttcagatgatcaaacatctctctgctctcctgtatttcagatgatcaaacatctctctgctctcctgtatttcagatgatcaaacatctctctgctctcctgtatttcagatgatcaaacatctctgctctcctgtatttcagatgatcaaacatctctctgctgtcctgtatttcagatgatcaaacatctctctgctctcctgtatttcagatgatcaaacatctctctgctctcctgtacttcagatgatcaaacatctctctgctctcctgtacttcagatgatcaaacatctctctgctctcctgtacttcagatgatcaaacatctctgctctcctgtatttcagatgatcaaacatctctctgctctcctgtatttcagatgatcaaacatctctctgctctcctgtacttcagatgatcaaacatctctctgctctcctgtacttcagatgatcaaacatctctgctctcctgtacttcagatgatcaaacatctctctgctctcctgtatttcagatgatcaaacatctctctgctctcctgtatttcagatgatcaaacatctctctgctctcctgtatttcagatgatcaaacatctctctgctctcctgtatttcagatgatcaaacatctctctgctctcctgtatttcagatgatcaaacatctctctgctctcctgtatttcagatgatcaaacatctctctgctctcctgtatttcagatgatcaaacatctctctgctctcctgtatttcagatgatcaaacatctctctgctctcctgtacttcagatgatcaaacatctctgctctcctgtatttcagatgatcaaacatctctctgctctcctgtacttcagatgatcaaacatctctctgctctcctgtatttcagatgatcaaacatctctctgctctcctgtacttcagatgatcaaacatctctgctctcctgtatttcagatgatcaaacatctctctgctctcctgtatttcagatgatcaaacatctctctgctctcctgtatttcagatgatcaaacatctctctgctctcctgtatttcagatgatcaaacatctctctgctctcctgtacttcagatgatcaaacatctctctgctctcctgtatttcagatgatcaaacatctctctgctctcctgtatttcagatgatcaaacatctctgctctcctgtatttcagatgatcaaacatctctctgctctcctgtatttcagatgatcaaacatctctctgctctcctgtatttcagatgatcaaacatctctctgctctcctgtacttcagatgatcaaacatctctctgctctcctgtatttcagatgatcaaacatctctctgctctcctgtatttcagatgatcaaacatctctgctctcctgtatttcagatgatcaaacatctctctgctctcctgtacttcagatgatcaaacatctctctgctctcctgtacttcagatgatcaaacatctctctgctctcctgtatttcagatgatcaaacatctctctgctctcctgtatttcagatgatcaaacatctctctgctctcctgtatttcagatgatcaaacatctctctgctctcctgtatttcagatgatcaaacatctctctgctctcctgtatttcagatgatcaaacatctctctgctctcctgtatttcagatgatcaaacatctctctgctctcctgtatttcagatgatcaaacatctctctgctctcctgtacttcagatgatcaaacatctctctgctctcctgtatttcagatgatcaaacatctctgctctcctgtatttcagatgatcaaacatctctctgctctcctgtatttcagatgatcaaacatctctctgctctcctgtatttcagatgatcaaacatctctctgctctcctgtatttcagatgatcaaacatctctgctctcctgtatttcagatgatcaaacatctctctgctctcctgtatttcagatgatcaaacatctctgctctcctgtatttcagatgatcaaacatctctctgctctcctgtatttcagatgatcaaacatctctctgctctcctgtatttcagatgatcaaacatctctctgctctcctgtatttcagatgatcaaacatctctctgctctcctgtatttcagatgatcaaacatctctgctctcctgtatttcagatgatcaaacatctctctgctctcctgtatttcagatgatcaaacatctctgctctcctgtatttcagatgatcaaacatctctctgctctcctgtatttcagatgatcaaacatctctctgctctcctgtatttcagatgatcaaacatctctctgctctcctgtatttcagatgatcaaacatctctctgctctcctgtatttcagatgatcaaacatctctctgctctcctgtatttcagatgatcaaacatctctctgctctcctgtatttcagatgatcaaacatctctctgctctcctgtatttcagatgatcaaacatctctctgctctcctgtatttcagatgatcaaacatctctctgctctcctgtatttcagatgatcaaacatctctctgctctcctgtacttcagatgatcaaacatctctctgctctcctgtatttcagatgatcaaacatctctctgctctcctgtacttcagatgatcaaacatctctctgctctcctgtatttcagatgatcaaacatctctctgctctcctgtatttcagatgatcaaacatctctctgctctcctgtatttcagatgatcaaacatctctgctctcctgtatttcagatgatcaaacatctctctgctctcctgtatttcagatgatcaaacatctctgctctcctgtatttcagatgatcaaacatctctctgctctcctgtatttcagatgatcaaacatctctctgctctcctgtatttcagatgatcaaacatctctctgctctcctgtatttcagatgatcaaacatctctctgctctcctgtacttcagatgatcaaacatctctctgctctcctgtacttcagatgatcaaacatctcaCTGCTCTCCTGTacttcagatgatcaaacatctctctgctctcctgtacttcagatgatcaaacatctctctgctctcctgtactTCAGATGATCATGACTATCTTCTGTAGCTGCCTCTATTGGTGGTCGATAAGCATATTTACAGAAAAATATTTCAAACCAACAGAGTGTCCTTGCTCTTTGTCTTCTGCACCGTGCAAACAATCTTCAAGGgtaggcacacacacgcacgcatgaaagcatgcaagcacacacagacacacaggcgttATTGGATTGTAATGGACCCGACCGTGCGTTTCCTCTGTGTATTGATTCAATCAGCAGGCGTATCATGTCCAAGCTCATATCatctgctgacacacacacacacacacacacacacacacacacacacacacacacacacacacacacacacacacacacacacacacacacacacacacacacacacacacacacacacacacacacacaaccacccggGAAGTGGAGTGATCCATCACCATTTAGATAAATACAGCCGCTAGTCTAAACAGCCAATCATTTAGGGTGTTATAGGATGACACAATGACCTTGGGAGGTGATAGGTCAATGACATCATTATAACGGAGCCAGACAGTGTCCAAGAACACAACTAATAGTTGCCAGACCATGTTATCCTAATAGATTAGTCTAAATACTAACATACTCACAACAAATATTAGAATAAATGCATTTGAATACTAAATATCAAAATACATTGCATTTGTTACATCACTGACAGCATATAGAACTAATATCCCGATAGAGACATTGTCACATCACTGACAGCATATAGAACTAATATCCCGATAGAGACATTGTCACATCACTGACAGCATATAGAACTAATATCCCGATAGAGACATTGTCACATCACTGACAGCATATAGAACTAATATCCTGATAGAGACATTGTTACATCACTGACAGCATATAGAACTAATATCCCGATAGAGACATTGTTACATCACTGACAGCATATAGAACTAATATCCCGATAGAGACATTGTTACATCACTGACAGCATATAGAACTAATATCCCGATAGAGACATTGTCACATCACTGACAGCATATAGAACTAATATCCCGATAGAGACATTGTTACATCACTGACAGCAGATAGAACTTATATCCCGATAGAGACATTGTTACATCACTGACAGCATATAGAACTAATATCCCGATAGAGACATTGTCACATCACTGACAGCATATAGAACTAATATCCCGATAGAGACATTGTTACATCACTGACAGCAGATAGAACTTATATCCCGATAGAGACATTGTTACATCACTGACAGCATATAGAACTAATATCCCGATAGAGACATTGTTACATCACTGACAGCATATAGAACTAATATCCCGATAGAGACATTGTTACATCACTGACAGCATATAGAACTAATATCCCGATAGAGACATTGTCACATCACTGACAGCATATAGAACTAATATCCCGATAGAGACATTGTTACATCACTGACAGCATATAGAACTAATATCCCGATAGAGACATTGTTACATCACTGACAGCATATAGAACTAATATCCCGATAGAGACATTGTTACATCACTGACAGCATATAGAACTAATATCCCGATAGAGACATTGTTACATCACTGACAGCATATAGAACTAATATCCTGATAGAGACATTGTCACATCACTGACAGCATATAGAACTAATATCCCGATAGAGACATTGTCACATCACTGACAGCATATAGAACTAATATCCCGATAGAGACATTGTTACATCACTGACAGCATATAGAACTAATATCCCGATAGAGACATTGTCACATCACTGACAGCATATAGAACTAATATCCCGATAGAGACATTGTTACATCACTGACAGCATATAGAACTAATATCCTGATAGAGACATTGTCACATCACTGACAGCATATAGAACTAATATCCCGATAGAGACATTGTCACATCACTGACAGCATATATAACTAATATCCCGATAGAGACATTGTTACATCACTGACAGCATATAGAACTAATATCCTGATAGAGACATTGTCACATCACTGACAGCATATAGAACTAATATCCTGATAGAGACATTGTCACATCACTGACAGCATATAGAACTAATATCCCGATAGAGACACTGTCACATCACTGACAGCATATAGAACTAATATCCCGATAGAGACATTGTCACATCACTGACAGCAGATATAACTTATATCCCGATAGAGAAATTAATACATCACTGACAGCATATAGAACTAATATCCCGATAGAGACATTGTCACATCACTGACAGCATATAGAACTAATATCCCGATAGAGACATTGTTACATCACTGACAGCTTATAGAACTAATATCCCGATAGAGACATTGTTACATCACTGACAGCATATAGAACTAATATCCTGACAGAGACATTGTCACATCACTGACAGCATATAGAACTAATATCCTGATAGAGACATTGTCACACCACTGACAGCATATAGAACTAATATCCCGATAGAGACATTGTCACATCACTGACAGCATATAGAACTAATATCCCGATAGAGACATTGTCACATCACTGACAGGAGATAGAACTTATATCCCGATAGAGACATTGTTACATCACTGACAGCATATAGAACTAATATCCCGATAGAGACATTGTTACATCACTGACAGCATATAGAACTAATATCCTGATAGAGACATTGTCACATCACTGACAGCATATAGAACTAATATCCCGATAGAGACATTGTTACATCACTGACAGCAGATAGAACTTATATCCTGATAGAGACATTGTCACATCACTGACAGCATATAGAACTAATATCCCGATAGAGACATTGTTACATCACTGACAGCATATAGAACTAATATCCTGATAGAGACATTGTCACATCACTGACAGCATATAGATCTAATATCCTGATAGAGACATTGTCACATCACTGACAGCATATAGAACTAATATCCTGATAGAGACATTGTCACATCACTGACAGCATATAGAACTAATATCCCGATAGAGACACTGTCACATCACTGACAGCATATAGAACTAATATCCTGATAGAGACATTGTCACATCACTGACAGCATATAGATCTAATATCCTGATAGAGACATTGTCACATCACTGACAGCATATAGAACTAATATCCTGATAGAGACATTGTCACATCACTGACAGCATATAGAACTAATATCCCGATAGAGACACTGTCACATCACTGACAGCATATAGAACTAATATCCTGATAGAGACATTGTCACATCACTGACAGCATATAGAACTAATATCCTGATAGAGACATTGTTACATCACTGACAGCATATAGAACTAATATCCCGATAGAGACATTGTTACATCACTGACAGCATATAGAACTAATATCCCGATAGAGACATTGTCACATCACTGACAGCATATAGAACTAATATCCCGATAGAGACATTGTTACATCACTGACAGCATATAGAACTAATATCCCGATAGAGACATTGTTACATCACTGACAGCATATAGAACTAATATCCCGATAGAGACATTGTTACATCACTGACAGCATATAGAACTAATATCCCGATAGAGACACTGTCACATCACTGACAGCATATAGAACTAATATCCTGATAGAGACATTGTCACATCACTGACAGCATATAGAACTAATATCCTGATAGAGACATTGTTACATCACTGACAGCATATAGAACTAATATCCCGATAGAGACATTGTTACATCACTGACAGCATATAGAACTAATATCCCGATAGAGACATTGTCACATCACTGACAGCCGATAGAACTTATATCCCGATAGAGACATTGTCACATCACTGTCAGCATATAGAACTAATATCCCAATAGAGACATTGTCACATCATTGATAGTATATAGAACTAATATCCCAATAGAGACATTGTCACATCATTGATAGTATATAGAACTAATATCCCGATAGAGACATTTGTTTAGAGATGAGTAGGGAAAATAATGTTTGTCCACTGAGGCCTTCTCATCAAGACATGTAGCCCAGTGAAGTAGGACTGAGGCTCTCATCAAGACATGTAGCCCAGTGAAGTAGGACTGAGGCTCTCATCAAGACATGTAGCCCAGTGAAGTAGGACTGAGGCTCTCATCAAGACATGTAGCCCAGTGAAGTAGGACTGAGGCTCTCATCAAGACATGTAGCCCAGTGAAGTAGGActgacacactgctccagtcctGGAGGCGCCATATATGGTGGAgtccagcctggctctgtcaaCAACATCACTGGACCATGAACTCAAGTAGACAGAACACAGAGAAAGGCTCACAAGCAGGCACTCatgcacaaacactgacacacactgacacacactgacacacacacacacacacacacacacacacacacacacacacacacacacacacacacacacacacacacacacacacacacacacacacacacacacacacacacacacacacacacacacacacacacacacacacacacacacacacacacacacacacacacacacacacacacacattgtaggtAACTTGATACAATGACACAAAAGCCTCCTCAGTGCAGCTGCTAGCTGCCTTATCTCTTCTCTGCCTCTTATTTTCTctactctttcctctcctctttcctctcctctttcctctccacaTTCTTTCTGGTATTTAGCCGAGACCTTTTCACTTTGCATAAACTTTTCAACGACACCCTGCACCAGTCCCCAGACCCCAGACCCCAGACCCCTCCAGTCCCCAGACCCCTCCAGTCCCCAGACCCCCGACCCCAGACCCCTCCAGTCCCCAGACCCCCGACCCCAGACCCCTCCAGTCCCCAGACCCCTCCAGTCCCCAGTCCCCTTCAGTCCCCAGTCCCTCCAGTCCCCAGTCCCTCCAGTCCCCAGACCCCTCCAGACCCCAGACCCCTCCAGTACCCAGACCCCAGACCCCTCcagtcccctcctgtcccctccagTCCCCAGTCCCCTTCAGTCCCCTCCAGACCCCAGACCCCTCCAGTCCCCAGACCCCAGTCCCCTTCAGTCCCCTCCAGAACCCAGACCCCAGACCCCTCCAGTCCCCAGACCCCAGTCCCCTTCAGTCCCCTCCAGAACCCAGACCCCAGGCCCCTCCAGTCCCCAGACCCCAGTCCCCTCTAGTCCCCTCCAGACCCCAGACCCCTCCAGACGCCAGACCCCTCCAGTCCCCTCCAGACCCCAGACCCCAGGCCCCTCCAGTCCCTAGTCCCCAGTCCTCTTCAGTCCCCTCCAGTCCCCAGACCCCAgcccccagccaccccagtcccCTTCAGTCCATAGAACCCAGTCCCCAGTCCCCTCCAGTCTCCAGACCCCTACCCTTCTATCCCCCACTCTCTTCTTCTATCTCCCAGTTCCTTTCTCTATCTCTGCctactctcacctctctctctctctctctctctctctctctctctctctctctctctctctctctctctctctctctctctctctctctctctctctctctctctctctctctctctctctctctctctctctctctctctctctctctctctctctctctctcggtgcatgctgggtgtttttggagtctgagtgtttggtgtggaaagctctatcctaactaactttcttgattcttttctttacatgttattttctatggtggagggttaatgcaatatttgtttttggcggtatccaaagtttttttttcaaagttagggtggaagaggacagagtaactttcctgggggttggaaggtgtagtgtgcgcaatggcttctcagcctagcgcggaggagacgctgtctatacagcatggattcaggtgtgttcctgagaacggagttaaggtggaggaggttctgctcgcggtcggtgaacaggtaggagctgagtttatacattctgcttctagaatgaacaaagctgtggttgtgttcatgaaaagggctaatttggtcggtaggctaattgctagcggaatatttgtaagggatgtgttggtgtcaatttcacctctctctaccccttcaacaagagttgtagtggcaaatttgcctccgtttatcacggatgatcaaattaggaaagagctgagtcgttttggtaagtttgctagcggtttccgtgtactgtcagcagggtttcaggcagatgccgttaaacacgttgtttcgttccggaggcaagtgtttatgtttctgaacaacaacgagcaacagctaaatgtgcattttaaagtgaggcatggggagggtctctatgcaggttttgccagcacagatagtctacggtgttttgaatgtggggatttggggcacaagagctttgcgtgcccacataaaggccgtagacaaggtgaggatacaagcgcaaatgggggaaatcgaggtcaaaatgcagggggtaaggagatgcagacagcagaggctgggcctagtcagtctagagatggtagggtagtggagggtgggtctagtcaggctagagatggtggagaagcagaggctgggtctagtcaggctagagatggtggggaagcacaggctgggtctagtcaggctagagatggtggggtagctgaggctgggcctagttatgctatggagggtggtgtagagggtgctgggtctaggcaggctatggatggtggtatagcagaggctgagtctagtcaagctatggatggtggggtagctgaggctggcccaagtcatgctatggagggtggtgtagatgatgctgggccgagtcatgctatggagggtggtgcagatgatgctgggccgagtcatgctatggagggtggtgtagatgatactgggtctagtcaggttattctagtggatgaggagagtatagtggggaagtgtaagagattagggggggaggaggagggtgtcaagcggaaaaggaaaaagggtgtggacaaaggcaccatggaaatgttgcctgttgctgtgggtgaggccctaaccagagagaaagggcaggtggtcagggtgggagatagagaagaggaggaaagtgagtctgaggaagaggatgaggagttatttttttcagactcctcttcaattggcccggagctgacagccagtcaaccagaggggtctaagtacacgttgagagaactgacaaggttcctgaatgagactaaggggaaaaaagttaatcttgaggctttttttcctgattctagaaagtttgtaagatcagtacaacatgctatgagaaatgaggggcatggtgtcctctcacccaagaaacggtttaggttgaggaagtgggtcacaacagtgcgtaaaggtttaccttcagacactgtttaaatgtttaatttcttactgacactggggctttttgagctttcctattggtctatttctctgctggcttttctcccacttcttatggagactctttgggtaggctcgcttaatataaatggtgccagagatgcgggaaagaggagtgtgttgggtgaatatgtaaaacaaaagaaagtacaggtgttgtttctgcaggagacgcatagtgatgtggtgaatgaagttgattgggggctctggtggaaaggggcaagtgtgttgagccatgggacaaatcttagtgcaggggtggcagtcctttttgcaccgggtctggctgtaaaaatttgctcctcaaaggaggtgtgtaggggcaggttgcttgttgttaaagcagagattaacaacatgggttttgtctttataaatgtgtatgcgcctaacacagggagagaaagaggggttctatttgggagtcttagacaggaactctcacaagtagcgcctgaggagacgctggtgatcggaggtgactggaactgtacaatggattttacaaaagacagaaatggggaagagcctcattcagtgtcagtgggagtgttaagggacatctttaatcagtttgacctagtggatgtttggagaactaaacatccaaacacaagacagtatacgtgggtgaaggtttttggggctagggtgagtgcagctcgacttgatcgtttttacatgtccaggaatcagagcaataggctgctgggcgctaccattctcccagtggggttttcggatcaccacataaccatggctcggctgtctatttcaccagggccccggcaggcatcttattggaagttcaatgtaaagctcttacaagatgccactttttgctcaggtttccagactttttgggaaagatgggggcagcgaagagaggagtatgagtctctgagtcaatggtgggatgtggggaaagtgcaaattcggcttttctgtcaacagtacacagctctctcatcctcagaggctaggagagtattgggggaactagagcggtgtattagtgagatggaggtagagatggtggggcaaggcaatgtaggcctccaggctaacttagccgaattacgtagagacctgggtagttttttccaggttaaagcaaagggagcacttgtaagagctaggttctccatgctaaaggagatggatgctcccagctccttcttctttggtttggaaagacagagcagtgaagccaagggtatgcattgtctacggctgtctgatgggcgggtgacctctgtggtgggggagatgcgggagcggactgtggagttttatactgaattgtatagggcagaaatgtgtgatcctatgtgtgctcaggtcttgttcgcaggactccctaagctctctcgggc
Encoded proteins:
- the LOC139581932 gene encoding uncharacterized protein, yielding MVESSLALSTTSLDHELNPQTPDPRPLQSPDPSSPQTPDPRPLQSPDPRPQTPPVPRPLQSPVPFSPQSLQSPVPPVPRPLQTPDPSSTQTPDPSSPLLSPPVPSPLQSPPDPRPLQSPDPSPLQSPPEPRPQTPPVPRPQSPSVPSRTQTPGPSSPQTPVPSSPLQTPDPSRRQTPPVPSRPQTPGPSSP